CGTCGTGCCCGATCCGCCCGACCAGCCGCAGCCGCCGACCACCCCGGTCGCGAGCATCCGCTTCGACGAGCTGGTCGACCACCTGTGCCGCACCATGCTCGGCCAGCCGGTCGCACCGACCATGCTGCAGGCGGCGTGCGAGGCGGCCGGCTGCGCGCCGGCCGACGTGATCACGCCGCAGCACCGGATCGTGGCGTGGGAGATGCCGCGCCTGATCACCGTCCTGCTCGACTCGCCCCTGCACATGACCCGGTGAGGTGCCGATGACTTCCTCGTGCTGCGACGAGTTCGCCGCCATGAACGGCGGATTGAGCGGTGGGTTGACCAGGCGTGGCCTGTTCCGCGGCCTGGCCGGTACGACCGCGGCGGTGACGACCACGGCCACGATCGGCGGAGCATTCATGTCGACGTCGTACGCCGCGGCGCCGAGCGCTCCCGCCGTGCTGGTCGTGCTCTCGATGCGGGGCGCGGTCGACGGGATGAGCCTGGTGGTCCCGCACGGGGACCCGGTCTACTACGCGGCGCGGCCGCGGATCGCCGTACCGTCCAGCAAGCTGCTCGCCAAGGACGCGTTCTTCGGCCTGCACCCCGGCCTCGCGCCGCTGCTGCCGTGGTGGAACGCCGGCTCCATGGCCGCCGTGCACGCGACCGGGCTCCCGGCGCCGAACCGCTCGCACTTCGCGGCCATCGAGGCCGTCGAGGACGCCGACCCGGGCTCGTCGGAGCGAGTCGGCTGGCTGAACCGGCTGATCGGCCGGGACACCGAGGACAGCCCGCTGCAGGCCGTGCAGTTCGGCGACTCCGTGGTGCCCGCGTCACTGCTGGGGCCCGAGCCCGCGGTGGCCGTCGACCGGGTCGAGTCGATGGTGCTGGCCGGCGCGGACCGCTGGGACACCCACGGCCGGCGCCCGCAGTCGATGAGCACCATGTGGGCCGACGCGGACGGGCCGCTCGGCGTCGGGGCCCGGTCGGCCATGAAGGCGATCGCCGACTTCGCGCCGGTCCGCACGTCCTCGGCGGCGCCGGCCAACGGCGCGGTCTACCCCGACGGCGACCTCGGCGAGAGCCTGGCGTCGGCGGCCCGCACCATCCGGGGCGACGTCGGGGCCGAGGTGATCACCATCGACACCGGGAGCTGGGACCACCACGTCGACCTGGGCACCTTGGACTGGGGCCAGATGCAGCGGATGACCAAGGAGCTGGCGGCCGCGCTCGCGGCGTTCCTCACCGACCTCGGGCCGCTGGCGTCGAAGGTGACCGTCGTGACGCTCTCGGAGTTCGGGCGTCGTACCAAGGAGAACGCGAACTACGGCCTCGACCACGGCTACGGGAACGTGATGCTCCTGCTCGGCGCCGGGGTCGCCGGCGGCTACCACGGCCAGTGGCCGGGCCTGGTCAACGACGTCGACGGCGACCTGCTGGTCACCACCGACTACCGCAGCGTGCTTTCCGAGGTGGTCGTCGGCCGGCTGGGCGCCTCGTCGGCGCAGGTCTTCCCCGGCTTCCAGCCGGAGAGCCTCGGCGTCATGCGGGCACCCTGATCCGCGCGCCGCGCGGTCTCTAAGGTGGAGGCATGATCCCCCAGATCGAGATCGACGCCGTCCCGGACCCGCTGCCCGAGGGCCTGGTGGTGCTCGACGTCCGCGAGGACGACGAGTGGGCCGCCGGCCACATCGACGGCGCGGTGCACATCCCGCTCATGGAGCTGCCCGCCCGGCTCGGCGAGTTCGTCGAGCTCGAGGCACCGCAGACGCTCGTGGTCTGCAAGGGCGGCGGCCGCTCGGCCCGCGCCGTGGCCTACCTCGCGCAGCAGGGGTACGACGTGGTCAACCTCGTCGACGGCATGCTCGGCTGGGAGCGGGCCGGGCGGGCGATGGCAGCAGACGGCGACGAGCCGCCGCACGTCGTCTGACGCCGCCGGGAGCCGTGGTCACGTGATCGATCGCTGGCAGCAGGCCGCCGGGCACGCCGACTGGATCATCGGCCACCGCCGCCGACTCCACGAGGAGCCCGAGGTCGGCCTCGCCCTCCCCGACACCCACGCGTACGTCGCCGCGGCCCTGGCCGAGCTGGGGCTGAGCCCGGAGGTGCACGAGGCGGCCGGGGTCACCGCCGTGGTGCGCGGCCGCGAGGGCGGCCGGACGGTGGTCCTGCGGGCCGACATGGACGCGCTGCCGGTCCACGAGGAGACGGGCCTGCCCTTCGCGTCCCGCCGTGACGGCGCGATGCACGCGTGCGGGCACGACCTGCACATGGCGATGCTGCTCGGCGCCGCCCGCTGCCTGGTCGAGGAGGCGCCCCGGCGCGACACCGTGCTCGTCTTCCAGCCGGGCGAGGAGAGCGACCGCGGCGCGGTGCCCACCCTCGCGCGGCACGCCCACCTCCGCCTCGACGACGCCGAGACCTTCGCGATCCACGTGCACGCGACCTGGCCTGCCGGCACGGTCTTCCACCGCCCCGGCGTGTTCATGGCTGCCGGCGACTGGTTCCGCATCACGTTCACGGGGCCGGGCGCGCATGCGAGCCAGCCCCACCTCGCCGGCAACCCGATCGTCGCCGGGGCCGACGTCGTCCACGGCCTGCGCCGCGCCGTCGCGGAGCTCGCGACGGACGAGCACCTCGTCGCCACGGTCACCGAGAGCCTGATGGGCAACACCGTCAACGTCATCCCCGCCGAGGGAAGCCTGCGCGGGACGCTGCGCACGCTGAGCAGGGAACGGCGCGCGGCCCTGGTCTCGGTGCTCCGCGACCTCGCCGAGCGGGCGGCCGAGGACGCCGGCCTCGCCGTGTCCGTCGAGATCGTCGAGGGCTACCCACCGGTGGTCAACGACGCGACATACGACGACCGGCTGGTCGCCGCGCTCCAGCACGCGCCGGTCGAGGCGCGGCCGATGGCCGCCCCCTCGATGGTGATCGAGGACTACGCCTACTTCCTCGAGCGGTGGCCGGGCTCGATGGTCTACCTCGGCGCGCAGGTCCCGGGCCACGACGCGTTCAACCACGCGGCCGACGCGATGTTCGACGAGGGCGTGCTGGCGCTCGGCGCCGGCCTCCACCTGCTGGCGGCCGACGGCTTGTAACTAAGTGTTACAGCACGAAAAGCGGTGCAACAACACCCGGGTAGTGGACATAACACGTAGTTACAAGGGCGCGCGAGCTCAGCCGGCGAAGTCGACCGGCACTCGCGCGCCGGCGAGCTCGGTGCTGCGTCCCGCGGCCCGGTTGGCCTCGGCGACGGCCTCGACGAGGTCGGCGCCGCCCGCGAGGGCGACGGCGAGGCAGCCGGTGAAGACGTCGCCGGCGCCACTCGTGTCGACCGCGTCGACCGGCTGCGCGGCGACGTGGCGCGCGGCCGCGTCGCGGGGTGCGACGTAGGCGCCGTGGGCTCCCATCGTCACCACGACGTCGCCCGCGAAGGCCAGGGTGGCCACACACGAGGCCACCTCCTCCGGCGTGCGCGGGGTGGGGCGACCGGCCAGCCGGCCGAGCTCGGCCTGGTTGGGCACGAGGACGTCGACGCGGTCGAGGAGCACACGTACGGCGACCGGGTCGGCAGGCATCGGGGCGGGGTTGAGGATCACCCGCGCCTCGGGGACCGCGCGGGCGGCCGCCTCGATGCAGGCCGTGGCGACCTCGAGCTGGGCGAGCACCACGGCGGGCCGCAGGTCGCCGACGGCCTTCTCGACCTCCTCGGCGGCGAGGGCGCCGTTGGCGCCCGGGTCGACGACGATGTGGTTCTCTCCGGCGTCGTCGACCACGACCACGGCCGTGCCCGTGGCGACGGTGCCGAGCCGTCGTACGCTCGCGACGTCGACACCGCAGGCAGCCAGCGCGGCGACCGAGCGCTCGCCGGCGTCGTCGCCGCCGACCGCGCCGACCATCGCGACCGACGTCCCTCGGCTGCGGCCGAGCACCGCGGCCGCCGCGGCCTGGTTCGCGCCCTTGCCGCCGGGAGCACGGAACGATCCGGTGGCGAGCACCGTCTCTCCGGGCCGGGGCAGGCTCGGCACGCGCAGGGTCGTGTCCTCGTTGAGCGAGCCGACCACGCAGACGAGCGGGCCGCCGCTCATGGCGCGTCCCCGAGCCGGTGCAGCGCGTCGATCACCAGGTCCCAGTAGCGGTCGGCGTCGAGCCGGACCGCCACCTGGGCGTTGACGGGCTGGTCGGGGTAGCGGCGGTGCAGGTCGACGACCGTCGTGCCCCTCGTCCAGGTGCCGTCCAGCTCGACCGCGACGAAGGCCTCCCGCCACTCGATCACCTCGGGATCGACGAGGGCGGCGATGGTGCAGGGGTCGTGGACCGGCGGGGAGTCGAACTCCCACAGCCGGTGGTAGGAGTCGCCGAAGAAGCCCATCCAGGCCGCGCAGGTGCGGCCGATCCCGGTCGGGATCGCGCGCATCCGCTCCACCACCTCCGGGGTGGCGAGCGCCTGGTGGGTGAGGTTGAGCCCGACCATCCGCACGGGCACGCCCGAGCGCAGCACGACGTCGAGTGCCTCCGGGTCGGCGTAGGTGTTGAACTCCGCGGTCGGCGTGTGGTTGCCGCGCTCGGTGCTGCCGCCCATGAAGACCACCTCGGCGATCCGGTCGGCCACCTCGGGGTGATCGCGCAGCAGCCGGCCCGCGTTGGTCATCGGCCCGGTCACCACGAGGGTCACCGGCTCCGCGGCCTCAAGCAGCCGGTGGCGCAGGAAGGCCACGGCGTCCTCGGCGACCGGGTCCGCGGCGGGCTCCGGCAGCGGCGGGCCGTCGAGGCCGCTCACGCCGTGGACGTAGTTCCCGAGGGCGACGTCGCCGACCAGCGGGCCGGCCGCCCCGACGGCCACGGGTACGTCGGCCCGACCGGCGAGAGCGAGGACCCGTTGCGCGTTGCGGGTGGCGTCCTCCACGGCACAGTTGCCGAAGCAGGTCGAGATGCCGAGCAGGCGCACCTGGGGCGAGCCGAGCGCCAGCAGGATCGCGACGGCGTCGTCGTGGCCGGGGTCGCAGTCGAGCAGGATCGACACCGGGCGGGGCTGGTCCGGGGCCATGCTCAGGCGCCGCCCGCCAGCCAGGTGATCATGCCGCCGACCACGGCGGGGAAGCCGTCCCAGGCCAGGAACTCCTCGGGGCACCAGTGCGGGCCGATGTCGGAGGTCCAGACCAGCGAGCGGCCCTCGCCCACGCTCGCCGTCGCGACCAGGACGTCGCCACCGACGGTCGCGACGACCTCGGCGTCCTCCTTGGCGAGGACGTGGTTGTAGCCCAACAGCTCGGGAGCGCCCGGCGCCCAGGACGCGGCGAGCGGGTGGCCGGTCGCGACCAGCTCGACGGCGGCCCCCTCCGGCGCCTCGACCCGGTCGTCGGACTCCCGCATGGTCACCGGCAGGACGTCGGCCAGCGGGCTGCGCGCGAAGTTCGCCCGTGCCTGGAAGCCCTGGAAGCTGAGGTAGCCGCCGGCCATCATCAGCCCGCCCCCCTGGCGGGTCCACTCGACCAGCGCGTGCAGCGGGTTGCCGCTGCGCTTGCCCTCCAGCCAGGTCTCGGGCGGGAGCACGAAGGAGTTGTAGCCGATGTCGGAGAGGATGACGACGTCGTACGCCGAGAGCCCGGCGACGTCGCGCGGGAACCGGTTCGGCACGTCGTGGGCGTACATCTGCTCGATCGTGATGCCCTGCTGGGCGGCCGCCTCGATGAACGCGTCCGCCCCGGTGTGGAAGGTCGTGCTGGTGAACTCGTCGAAGCCCTTCACGTGAGTGGCGGTCGAGATCCAGCTCTCGCCTGCGAGCAGTACACGGGTCATGGTGGGTGTCCTCCCTATCGGGTGAGGAGGCGCCGCGGGTTGTCGACCAGCAGCGTCTCGATGTCGGTTTCGGTCAGGCCGTGCCGGCGTAGGCGGGGCACGAAGAACTGGGGGATGTGGGCGTAGCCGGGGCCGCCGTGGCACCGCAGGAGCGACTTGAGGAAGACGTCCTGGCTGAGGAGCAGCCGCTCGCCGTGGCCGAGGTCGACCAGCCGCGCGATCCAGGCGGCGTTCTGCTCGTCGGACGGGCACTGCACGCCCTGGTCGGCGTAGAACACCTCCATGCCGACCATGTCGTACTGCACCCACGCGCCCCGCCGGAGCAGCTCGACCTGGTAGTCGAGGTCGTCACCGGAGGGGCCCATGTGGCACAGCACCACGCGGGCAGGATCGACCTGGAGCTCGTCGGCGAGGTCGAGCACGTCGCGACCGCGCCGGAACCAGCCGGGCAGGTGCACCTGGACCGGCAGGCCCGAGGCCCGCTGCGCCAGGAACGCGCCCCGCAGACTGGCCTGCTCGGCCGGCGTGAAGTCGGCCCCGACGCCGATCTCCCCGATGAAGCCGGGACGGATGCCGTCCTCGCCCTCCTCGAGGTCGGCCAGGATCCGCTCGGCGATGGCTTCCGGCGCGAGGCCGTGCACGTCCGCCGGTTGGGCGGCGTCGAGGTAGTAGCCGGTGCCGGCGACCACGTGCACGCCGGTGCGCTCGCTCACCTCCCGCAGTCGCGCGAGGTCACGGCCGAGACCGAGGCCCGTGGCGTCGAGGATCGTCCCGCCCCCGAGGGCGGCGAATCGCGCCACCTCCGCGACGCAGACCTCCACGTCGTCGAGCCGGCAGTTGTCGCGGTTGCCGAACGGGTCCTGCCGCAGCTCCCAGCCGAGGTCCTCGGTGACGGGCGCGTCGGCGTACGCGTCGGGGTCGATGCCCGGGAGCGTCGAGCGCTGCCACCACGAGGACACGTCGTTGAGCAGGTGCTCGTGGGTGAGCACGACCCCCAGCTCCGTGACCGGCACCGGGCCACGGACGGTCATCACCTCGCTCATCCGCGAGTCCCGACGATCCTGCCGAAGAGCTTGCTGTTGAGGAAGATCGCGACGATCAGGATCAGTCCCTGGGTGATCGGCACCCAGTAGACGTCGACCTTGGACAGCACCAGGCCGTTGTTGATGATGCCCAGGGTCAGGGCGCCGACGGCCGAGCCGATGATCGAGCCGCGCCCACCCATCAGGCTGGTGCCACCGAGCACGACCGCCGTGATCACCTCGAGCTCGAAGGCGGTGCCGGAGTTCGACGACCCACTGCCCAGCCGCGCCGCGGTGATCACGCCGGCCAGGCCGGCGAGGACGCCGGTGAGTCCGAGCACCGTGACCTGGATCCGCCGGATGTCGACGCCCGCCCGGCGCAGCGACTCGTCGTTGGAGCCGACCGCCGTGACGTAGCGCCCGAAGCGGGTGTGGTTGAAGACGTACCACCCCGCGATGACCGCGATCACCGCGATCCAGGTCGGCGTGTAGATGCCGGCCAGCGAGCCCTGGCCCAGCGGGAGCAGGAAGTCGGAGGTGATCGGGGTGCTGTAGCCGTCGGTGATCAGCAGCGCGACCCCGCGGACCGCCGTCAACGCGGCGAGCGTCACGATGAACGACTGCACCTTGCCGAACGCCGTGATCATCCCGCTGGCCAACCCGATCGCCAACGCGATCGCGAGCGTGCCGACCAGCGCGACGACGGGGTTGCCGCTCTCGGCGAACAGGCCGAGGGCGGCCGCCGAGAGACCGACGATCGAGCCCACCGACAGGTCGATCTGGCCGGTGGTGATGACGAAGGTCATGCCCACCGCGACGATCACGGTCGGCGCGACCTGGCGCAGCACGTTGACCAGGTTCGTGGTGGTGAGGAAGGCGTCGGAGGCCAGGCTGAAGTAGGCGAACAGCACGACGAAGACGACGCTGATCGAGATGACGCCGAAGTTCTTGGCGACGAAGTCGCGGCGGCTGTCGCGCCGGGCGTCGCGGTCCGGGACGGACGTGGTGGTGGCACTCATCGCTCTACTTCCCCATCATCGCGGTGACCAGTCCGGTCAGGTCGGTCTCGGCCGGGTCGAGCTCCCGGTGGTTGACGCCCTCGTGCAGGACGACGAACCGGTCGGCGACCTCGAAGAGGTCCTGCAGCCGGTGGGTGATCAGGATGACGCTGACCCCACGCTCCGAGACGTCGCGGATCAGCTGCAGGGTCATCTCCACCTCGCGGGCGGCGAGCGCCGCGGTCGGCTCGTCGAGGACGAGCACCCGGGGCTCGAACGCGACGGCACGGGCGATCGCGATCGCCTGCCGCTGACCGCCGGACATGTTGGCGACCAGCTGACGGGTGTCGGAGATCCGGATGTGCAGCTTGGCCAGGTCCTCGGCCGCCTCGCGGTGCATCCGCTCGTGGTCGAGCCTGCGGGTGAGCCGATGGTAGGGCTCGCGGCCGAGGAACAGGTTGCCGGCGACGTCGACGTCGTTGCACAGGGCGAGGTCCTGGTAGACCATCTCGATGCCGTGCGCCCGCGCCGCCCGGGGTCCGGTGCCGGTCAGCTCCTCGCCGTCGACGAGGATCCTGCCCTTGTCGGGCACGACGGCGCCGGCCAGCATCTTCATCAGGGTCGACTTGCCCGCGCCGTTGTCGCCGACGAGGCCCACGACCTCGCCACGCCCGACCCTCAGGTCGACCCCGCGCAGCACCTTGAGCGCTCCGTAGCTCTTGGTGATGCCCTGCATCTCCACGCGGGGCACGGCACCCGCCGTGCCCCCGTCCAGCTCCGCGGTCATTCGAAGATGGACCGGAAGTCGTCGACGTTGTCCTTGGTCACGATGGTGATCGGGACGTCGATGAAGCCCTTCGGCTCCGCACCTCCGATGACGGCCTTCAGCTCATCGACGGCCTCGACGCCCTCCTGGCGCGGGTCCTGCTGGACCACGGCGGTGACCAGGCCGGAGTCGATGCCGGCGATCACCTCGGCCGTGAGGTCCCAGCCGATGATCTTCGTCGTGCCGGCCGGGTCGAGGGCGGCGACGGCGCCCACCGTCGCCGGCTCACCGGTGGTGTAGACGAAGTCCAGGTCGGGCTCCGCGGTCACCAGGTTCTGCGCCGCCGTGGCGGCCTTCTCCTGGACGTTGTCGCCGTTGACGCTCTGCGCGTGCGTGGCGCCGGCGGCGTCGATGACCTTGCGGAAGCTGTCCTCCCGCTGGTTCTGGATGAAGGAGTTGCGAGCGTCGACGACGCCGTACTTGCCCTTGGCCAGGCCGTTGTCGACGACCCAGGTGCCGGCCTCGGCGCCGGCCGCGTCGTTGTCGACGCCCACGAAGGTGTCCGCGGCGCCCTTCTCGAGCTCGGCGTCGATGGCGACCACCCGGACACCCGCCTGCTTCGCGGCCTTCACGGCCGGCAGCACGCCGTTGACGTCGATGGCGACGACGATCAGGCCGGTCACCTGCTGGGTCACGAAGTTCTCGATGTCGGAGTTCTGCTTGGCCGGGTCGTTGTTGGCGTTGGCGATGGTGAGCTCGCAGCCGGCCTTCTTCGCCGCCTCCTCGGCGCCCTCGTTCATCTGGGTGAAGAAGGCGGCGGTCTGGTTGATCTGGGTCATGCCGATGACGCACTCGCCGCTGCCCGACCCGCCGGACCCGGCCTTGTCGTCACCGTCGTTGCCGGTGCTGCATCCGGCGAGCACCAGGGCCGCGGCGCCGGTCGCCGCGACGATGGTCCGATTCATCCTGGCCATGCGCGCACACTCCTTGGGTAATCGATTTCCGAGACCGTTTCCGTCGAGCGTAGGAAGTGACCCGAACCACGTCCAGAGGTCGGTAATCGATTTCCACGGATTGAGACGATCGTTTCGCACGAGCAGCCGCGCGACGGCAGGATCAGAGGGTGCGTCCCCGACCTCGACCCCGCTCACCGCGCATGGCGGACGTCGCCCGCGAGGCCGGCGTCTCCGTCGCCACGGTCTCCCGCGCGCTCAGCGGCACCCGCGCGGTCGACCCCGCCCTGGCCGAGCGGGTCCTCGCCGCCGCCGAGCGGCTCGGCTACCAGGTGAACCTGGTCGGCCGGGCCCTGCGCCAGACGCGCACGGCCACCGTGGGACTGGTCGTACCCGACCTCGACAACCCGTTCTTCTCCGCGCTCGCCCAGCACCTGGCACGGGTGTTCACCGAGACCGACGTCGACCTCTTCGTGTTCGCCGCCGACGGCTCCCTGGCGACCGAGCTGCGCGGCGTGCGCTCGTTCCTCGGCCGGCAGGTCGACGCCCTCGTGATGATCCCGGTCCAC
The genomic region above belongs to Nocardioides sp. QY071 and contains:
- a CDS encoding DUF1501 domain-containing protein; the encoded protein is MTSSCCDEFAAMNGGLSGGLTRRGLFRGLAGTTAAVTTTATIGGAFMSTSYAAAPSAPAVLVVLSMRGAVDGMSLVVPHGDPVYYAARPRIAVPSSKLLAKDAFFGLHPGLAPLLPWWNAGSMAAVHATGLPAPNRSHFAAIEAVEDADPGSSERVGWLNRLIGRDTEDSPLQAVQFGDSVVPASLLGPEPAVAVDRVESMVLAGADRWDTHGRRPQSMSTMWADADGPLGVGARSAMKAIADFAPVRTSSAAPANGAVYPDGDLGESLASAARTIRGDVGAEVITIDTGSWDHHVDLGTLDWGQMQRMTKELAAALAAFLTDLGPLASKVTVVTLSEFGRRTKENANYGLDHGYGNVMLLLGAGVAGGYHGQWPGLVNDVDGDLLVTTDYRSVLSEVVVGRLGASSAQVFPGFQPESLGVMRAP
- a CDS encoding rhodanese-like domain-containing protein, which codes for MIPQIEIDAVPDPLPEGLVVLDVREDDEWAAGHIDGAVHIPLMELPARLGEFVELEAPQTLVVCKGGGRSARAVAYLAQQGYDVVNLVDGMLGWERAGRAMAADGDEPPHVV
- a CDS encoding M20 family metallopeptidase — protein: MIDRWQQAAGHADWIIGHRRRLHEEPEVGLALPDTHAYVAAALAELGLSPEVHEAAGVTAVVRGREGGRTVVLRADMDALPVHEETGLPFASRRDGAMHACGHDLHMAMLLGAARCLVEEAPRRDTVLVFQPGEESDRGAVPTLARHAHLRLDDAETFAIHVHATWPAGTVFHRPGVFMAAGDWFRITFTGPGAHASQPHLAGNPIVAGADVVHGLRRAVAELATDEHLVATVTESLMGNTVNVIPAEGSLRGTLRTLSRERRAALVSVLRDLAERAAEDAGLAVSVEIVEGYPPVVNDATYDDRLVAALQHAPVEARPMAAPSMVIEDYAYFLERWPGSMVYLGAQVPGHDAFNHAADAMFDEGVLALGAGLHLLAADGL
- a CDS encoding ribokinase → MSGGPLVCVVGSLNEDTTLRVPSLPRPGETVLATGSFRAPGGKGANQAAAAAVLGRSRGTSVAMVGAVGGDDAGERSVAALAACGVDVASVRRLGTVATGTAVVVVDDAGENHIVVDPGANGALAAEEVEKAVGDLRPAVVLAQLEVATACIEAAARAVPEARVILNPAPMPADPVAVRVLLDRVDVLVPNQAELGRLAGRPTPRTPEEVASCVATLAFAGDVVVTMGAHGAYVAPRDAAARHVAAQPVDAVDTSGAGDVFTGCLAVALAGGADLVEAVAEANRAAGRSTELAGARVPVDFAG
- a CDS encoding nucleoside hydrolase; translation: MAPDQPRPVSILLDCDPGHDDAVAILLALGSPQVRLLGISTCFGNCAVEDATRNAQRVLALAGRADVPVAVGAAGPLVGDVALGNYVHGVSGLDGPPLPEPAADPVAEDAVAFLRHRLLEAAEPVTLVVTGPMTNAGRLLRDHPEVADRIAEVVFMGGSTERGNHTPTAEFNTYADPEALDVVLRSGVPVRMVGLNLTHQALATPEVVERMRAIPTGIGRTCAAWMGFFGDSYHRLWEFDSPPVHDPCTIAALVDPEVIEWREAFVAVELDGTWTRGTTVVDLHRRYPDQPVNAQVAVRLDADRYWDLVIDALHRLGDAP
- a CDS encoding glutamine amidotransferase, coding for MTRVLLAGESWISTATHVKGFDEFTSTTFHTGADAFIEAAAQQGITIEQMYAHDVPNRFPRDVAGLSAYDVVILSDIGYNSFVLPPETWLEGKRSGNPLHALVEWTRQGGGLMMAGGYLSFQGFQARANFARSPLADVLPVTMRESDDRVEAPEGAAVELVATGHPLAASWAPGAPELLGYNHVLAKEDAEVVATVGGDVLVATASVGEGRSLVWTSDIGPHWCPEEFLAWDGFPAVVGGMITWLAGGA
- a CDS encoding phosphotriesterase-related protein, whose protein sequence is MSEVMTVRGPVPVTELGVVLTHEHLLNDVSSWWQRSTLPGIDPDAYADAPVTEDLGWELRQDPFGNRDNCRLDDVEVCVAEVARFAALGGGTILDATGLGLGRDLARLREVSERTGVHVVAGTGYYLDAAQPADVHGLAPEAIAERILADLEEGEDGIRPGFIGEIGVGADFTPAEQASLRGAFLAQRASGLPVQVHLPGWFRRGRDVLDLADELQVDPARVVLCHMGPSGDDLDYQVELLRRGAWVQYDMVGMEVFYADQGVQCPSDEQNAAWIARLVDLGHGERLLLSQDVFLKSLLRCHGGPGYAHIPQFFVPRLRRHGLTETDIETLLVDNPRRLLTR
- a CDS encoding ABC transporter permease, which produces MSATTTSVPDRDARRDSRRDFVAKNFGVISISVVFVVLFAYFSLASDAFLTTTNLVNVLRQVAPTVIVAVGMTFVITTGQIDLSVGSIVGLSAAALGLFAESGNPVVALVGTLAIALAIGLASGMITAFGKVQSFIVTLAALTAVRGVALLITDGYSTPITSDFLLPLGQGSLAGIYTPTWIAVIAVIAGWYVFNHTRFGRYVTAVGSNDESLRRAGVDIRRIQVTVLGLTGVLAGLAGVITAARLGSGSSNSGTAFELEVITAVVLGGTSLMGGRGSIIGSAVGALTLGIINNGLVLSKVDVYWVPITQGLILIVAIFLNSKLFGRIVGTRG
- a CDS encoding ATP-binding cassette domain-containing protein, translating into MTAELDGGTAGAVPRVEMQGITKSYGALKVLRGVDLRVGRGEVVGLVGDNGAGKSTLMKMLAGAVVPDKGRILVDGEELTGTGPRAARAHGIEMVYQDLALCNDVDVAGNLFLGREPYHRLTRRLDHERMHREAAEDLAKLHIRISDTRQLVANMSGGQRQAIAIARAVAFEPRVLVLDEPTAALAAREVEMTLQLIRDVSERGVSVILITHRLQDLFEVADRFVVLHEGVNHRELDPAETDLTGLVTAMMGK
- a CDS encoding substrate-binding domain-containing protein, yielding MARMNRTIVAATGAAALVLAGCSTGNDGDDKAGSGGSGSGECVIGMTQINQTAAFFTQMNEGAEEAAKKAGCELTIANANNDPAKQNSDIENFVTQQVTGLIVVAIDVNGVLPAVKAAKQAGVRVVAIDAELEKGAADTFVGVDNDAAGAEAGTWVVDNGLAKGKYGVVDARNSFIQNQREDSFRKVIDAAGATHAQSVNGDNVQEKAATAAQNLVTAEPDLDFVYTTGEPATVGAVAALDPAGTTKIIGWDLTAEVIAGIDSGLVTAVVQQDPRQEGVEAVDELKAVIGGAEPKGFIDVPITIVTKDNVDDFRSIFE